The DNA region CACATCTACCGCTTATTAGTAAGCCACATGAGCGGATCAACCGGCTCAGCACCCTCACGAAGTTCAAAATAGAGGGTACTTTCCCCCGTCATACCGGTATCCCCGGTTTCCCCGATCGTGTCTCCCGCATCGATGCGAGCCCCGACTGTGGTCAAGATCTTCGAGGCATGGGCATACAACGAGAAGACCCCGTTGGCGTGATCTACGATTATAACCAGTCCGTAGCCTTTCAACCAGTCCGCATACGCGACCTGCCCGCCGGACACAGCCCGTATATTACTCCCTTCTGCGGCCCGAATCTCAATACCTTTTCGCTGGATATACGTGTTGAAGGTCGGGTGCTTCTGCCGCCCGAAATACGACACCACCTGGCCGTCGGTCGGCCAGAGCAGCGTCCCCTTGAGGGCCCGTAGCCCACCCGTGGCCGACGGCGGCCGCGCGGCAGCCGCGCGGCGGCGAGTTTCGAGCTCTTTCAACAAGCTATCCACCCGAGCGGCAGACTTTTCGAGTTCCTCGACCGCACGGTCGTAGGATTCTTTCTGCTGCGTGATTTTTGCCAGGTAGACCTTCTTTTCCTTTTTTAAGCCGTGGATTTGTGCCAACTTTTGCTCAGTGTTGGTCTTATAGGCCAAGATGCCCCTGCGGGCCTCCTCCCGTTCATGCTCAACCTCGGCCATCCGATCGGCATCCTTCCGATAGGTCTCCACGACCTGGTACTCACGCTGGGATACGGCCGAGAGATATTGGAATCGCCGTTGAAAATCTGCATAGGATCCGGCGGCCAGGAGGGTCTTGAGGTGCCCGAAGCGGCCTTCGACGTACTGCACGCGCAACCGAGCGGCAATCGCGTCTTGCCGCTCATCGATGCGTTCGGCCAACCGGGACAGCTGCACGCTCATTTGTTCGATCTCGTGATCCTTTTTTCGCAACTGTTTGAGAATATCCTGATGCTCTTGCCGATGGCGCACTAAACGCTCATCGAGCGACTGCAATCCCTGCAACACGGATTCCCGCTTTTTTTCCGCCTCATCGGACTTCTTGCGTTTCTCTTCGATCGTCCCACGCAGCTTCTCCAGCGTCTTCTTTTCCTGTTCGATCTTGTCAGTGTACGTGTCTTTCTTCTCGGCCTGCGCCAAGCCGGATAGCATACCCAACGCCGTGACAAACGGCACCATCGCACACCATGCCGTCCGATGGTTCATGCCCGCCCTTCTCCAAACCGGACGAGGGATAAAAAGCTGCCGGCAAAGCCAAGAAACAACCCGACCATTACCAGCACGGCGCACATCTCCAATGGAAAGAACGTCAAGAGCGAATCCACTCCGAGGAAGCGGCTGGTGGACCTGATCTCATGGCGGAACAATTCAAAACCGGTTTTCAGGATGACCAGGGAGAGGGCGCTACCCAAGAAGCCCAACGCAGCCCCTTCGAGCAAATACGGCACCCTGATGAACGCTTTGGTGGCGCCGATCAAGCTCAGGATTTCGATCTCCTCCCGTCTGGAGTACAGGGCCAAACGAATCGTATTGGCAATGATGGTGACCGAGGCGGCGGAGAGAATCACGCCGACGATAATGGCGGCAGCTTCAATGTAGCGGACGATGCTCGCCAAGGCGTCGACCCACTCCTGGTTGTATTGAACCTGTCCGACCCCTGGTATGAGTTTGGCTCGGTCTGCCCATCGTCGAACCGCATCGGACGACCGAGCCTCGGCGGTCAAGGTCACCACAAAGGACGCCGGCAAGGGATTCTGGCCGAGCCCCTGCAACAGATGGGAATCGGCCGGGAACTGTTTCTGAAAATCGGCCAGCGCCTGCTCCTTGGACACATAAGTCAACGAGGCGATGCTGCGGTCCGATCTGAGCTGTCGCTCCACATCGCCAATAGTCTGGCTCGTCAACTCATCCTGCAGATACACAATGACCTGAATGTCCTGTTCGAGGGAAAGGGCCATGCTGCGCAGGTTCACGTACAGCAGCAGAAACACGCCCACGCAAGCAAAGGTAAAGGCCGTCGTCGCCACGGCCACCATCGTGGTGGTGCGATTGATCAGGACGTTGGCCGCTGCTTCTCGGAGCAGGTAGAAGACCCGCCTCACACAACCACCTTCTCGCGCGACATCACCTTCCCCTGCTCCAAGACAATGACACGCCGATTGACCTGCTCGAGCACCTTCGGATCATGCGTCGCCACCATCACCGTCGTCCCGCGCGCATTGATAAGTTTGAAGAGTTCGATGATCTCGCTGGTCAGTTCGGGATCGAGATTGCCGGTCGGTTCGTCGGCGAGCAGGACGATCGGTCCGTTGACGATCGCACGGGCGATACAGACCCGCTGTTGCTCCCCGGTCGACAGTCCCTGCGGATACAGATCCTTCCTCCGATCCAGTCCGACGGCACGCAGCGCTTCGGTCACCTTCCGCCGGATATCGGTTGTCGACGCGCCCTGGACCAGCAAGGGCAATGACACATTGTCGAAGATCGTTTTCTTCGGCAACAGCCGGAAGTCCTGAAAGACGATACCCACACGCCGGCGAAGCGCGGGAATTTCCGACGGCCGCAGCTTCGACACGTTGCGCCCCTCGACGAAAATTTGACCTTCATCCGGTTGTTCGGCCGCGATCAGCAACTTCAGCAGCGTCGACTTCCCCGCTCCACTCGGTCCCATGAGCAGGATGAATTCACCCTTCTCAATTTCCAAATTGATGTCGGAGAGGGCCGGCCTCCGATCAAAAGTCTTTGAGACGTGAAAGAGTTGGATCATGAAGACAGACCCGTCAGATTAGGACCGTCGGTTCGTCAGGGTGGCATTCGATGGTCGACACACCCCGGGATGGGGAACGCCCCGCCTCCCTACCATCGCAGATCATCCCCCTGCACGTCGAACGCATTCGCAATATGTTGCAGATCGACAGACCCGTCAGGGTGATCCTGGAACAATACCACATCGAACCGGCAGGGCTGCCCGTGGATCCGATGCCGCGCCAAATAGAGCGCAGCGAGTTGAACCACCTTCGCCTGCTTGCGGAGCGTCACCGCCTCGGACGCCCCTCCGAACACCTCGGAACGGCGGCGCTTGACCTCGACGAACACCAACACGCCTCGATCTTCCGCAACAAGGTCCAACTCTCCCAGCGGGAAGCGAATGTTTCGCCCGAGGATCTTGAATCCCTTGCGCCGGAGATAGTCTTCCGCCTGCCGCTCGCCCTCGTCTCCTAGCTTGCGGCGTGAGTCGCGCATGGTCGGAAAGTCACACCGTCCGGACGTTCATGGCCTCGGTGCGAGAGACAGCAGTCGCCATTGCATCCCGCACCGGCGCGAAGCTTCGCCGGTGGATGGGACATGGTCCGTACGTACGCAGGAAACGGAGATGTTCCGGAGTCCCATACCCCTTGTGAACCGAAAAATTGTACGAGGGAAACGTCCGGTGATACTCATCCATCAGGCGGTCACGAGTCACCTTGGCCAAGATGGACGCGGCTGCAATCGAGCGCGACAGACCATCCCCCTTGATGACTGACTTTTGCGGCAATGCGATGGTAGGGAGTGTCAGGGCATCGAGGAGGAGGAAATCCGGCGGCGGTGTGAGCAAGGCCACCGCACGCTGCATGGCCAAGCGGGTGGCTTCGAGGATGTTCAGGCGGTCGATTTCCTCTTCGCTTGCACTTCCCACGGCGCTGGCCACCGCGCGCCGGAGAATCACATCATAGAGCCGATTTCGATCCGCTTCGTCGAGTTGTTTGGAATCGTCCAATCCCGGCAGGACACAGCCACGGGGAAGGATGACCGCGGCGGCCACGACCGGGCCGGCCAGGGGGCCACGCCCGGCCTCGTCCAGGCCTGCGATCCGCCGATATCCGCACCGGCGGGCCTCCACCTCGAAGCACTCGGTGGGGCCCCCTGTCATCAGGCCCTGCGTACGCGACACACGCATGCCCCTCAACTGATGTGTGGTGGCAACGCGTCAGGCCTTGGCGCCCGCCGTGGCGGTTTCCGCTGCAGCCCCGCTGTTCTGCTGCGACCGGCTCTCGGCCGAAAACTCGCGGTCTTCCACCTTGGCAAACTTGCCTTTCTTGGTGCGCAGATAATACAGCTTGGCGCGACGCACGCGACCTTGCCGAACGACATCGACCTTGGCGACGCTCGGGGAATGGACCGGGAATATACGCTCGACCCCAACCCCATAAGACAGTTTGCGAACGGTAAAGGTCTCGCTATTGAGCGTCCCCTTCCGTGCGATCACGGTCCCTTCATACACCTGAATGCGCTCTTTCTCACCTTCTACCACCTTCACGTGAACGCGAACGGTATCCCCGATCTCGAACGTGGGCACCGTCTTCTTAGTTAAGGATCGCTGGATCCGCTCTAACCGATTCATGATCTTCTCCTCCTCGTCTCTAGGAACTGGAACGTGTAAAAAACCGACAACGATGCTGTGACTCCACACAATTTCTTCCGGCCATGTCTGCCTCGGTGAGCGTGACCGGCTAGTCGCCCCGTCGTCCCGCGCAGGCAGAGGCCAGACTTTCCTGCATGACCTCGATCAACAACTGCTGATCCTCTTTACCCAATACTCGGTCCCGCAGCAGATCGGGCCGTTTCTGATAGGTATTACGGATCGCTTCCTTTCGCCGCCACACGCGGATACGTTCATGGTTTCCCGATACCAGCACATCGGGAACCCCCATCCCTCGCACCTCGGCAGGTCTCGTGTAGTGCGGATACTCGAGCAAGGCCTCGGAAAAAGACTCTTCCTCCGCGGAAGCCTGATCGCCCAATACACCGGGAACCAACCGGGCCGCCGCGTCGATCATTACCAACGCCGCCAATTCCCCTCCGGTCAGCACATAATCACCGACCGAAATCTCCTCGGGATGCAGGGCCAGACGGACTCGCTCATCGATGCCCTCATAGTGGCCGCACAGAAACACGATCGGCCGCGCATCCTCCGCCAGCGACTTCGCAAGCTCCTGGGAGAAGGGGCGCCCCTGCGGTGACGGCATCACGATGCGCACATTCGCATCAATCGGGTTCGCCGCCCCATATTGGTCGCAAAGGGCCTCCACTGCCAGGAAAATCGGCTCGGCTTTCATCACCATCCCGGCGCCGCCGCCGTACGGCACATCGTCGGCTGTCTTATGCCGATCAAACGTAAAGTCCCGAAGGTTCCTGACAGACACCTCCAAGAGCCCCTTTTCCTGGGCACGCTTCAACATGCTTTGACCGAGGACCGGCGCAACCATGTCCGGAAACAATGTCAGCACTGCGCAGCGCATCATGCAGTTTCCAATAGCCCGTCCGGGAGCCGTACCATCATGGTGCGGGCCTCGACGTCGACGGCCATCACAACCTGCTTGGCCGCCGGAACGAGCACCTCTCTCCCGTTTTGTCGCACTAGGAATACCTGATTGCCCGACAGATCTATGACATCCTCGATCGTCCCGATGGGCCCCCGGGATTCATCCTGAACGGCCATGCCGATCAGATCACACTCGTAGTACTGCCCGGACGGCAGTTTAGGCACCTCTCCGCGGGGGATGCGAATCCATCCGCCGCGAAACTCCGCGACCTGTTCGGGTGCCGTAAAGACATCGAAGCCGACAATGAACGTGTCGCCGCCAGGACGAACATGGGTGACCTTAGCATCGAGGACCCTCCCCCCCGCAGCCACCAGGGTCACCTGCCGAAGCCCTTCAAACCGACCAGGCACGTCACTGAGGGAACGTACGCGCGCTTCTCCCCGCACACCGAATGGCCGTTCGATCCTGCCGACCGTCACGAGTTCCGTCTGATCGACCATGGTGAAGTGAGAAGGACCAGGGTCGCAAAAAGTCGTGCGCCCGCCCCTTTCCCTCATGCCAGGTTACTTCTTCGTCTTCGCCGCCTTCTCCGGCTTCTCTGATTTCTCTGCCTTCTCGGACTTTTCCGTTTCAAACTGCTTCCAGACGCCGTGACGCTTGAGCAGGGTCCGCACGGTCGTCGTCGGTTGGGCACCATGCCGCAGCCAGGTCAACACGCGCTCCTGCTTCAAATCCGGAACCGCCGGGTTCTTCAGCGGATCGAAAATACCGAGGATCTCCAGGAACCGCCCGTCGCGCGGCTTGCGTGAATCTGCCGCCA from Nitrospiraceae bacterium includes:
- a CDS encoding ribonuclease HII, with product MTGGPTECFEVEARRCGYRRIAGLDEAGRGPLAGPVVAAAVILPRGCVLPGLDDSKQLDEADRNRLYDVILRRAVASAVGSASEEEIDRLNILEATRLAMQRAVALLTPPPDFLLLDALTLPTIALPQKSVIKGDGLSRSIAAASILAKVTRDRLMDEYHRTFPSYNFSVHKGYGTPEHLRFLRTYGPCPIHRRSFAPVRDAMATAVSRTEAMNVRTV
- the rimM gene encoding 16S rRNA processing protein RimM translates to MRERGGRTTFCDPGPSHFTMVDQTELVTVGRIERPFGVRGEARVRSLSDVPGRFEGLRQVTLVAAGGRVLDAKVTHVRPGGDTFIVGFDVFTAPEQVAEFRGGWIRIPRGEVPKLPSGQYYECDLIGMAVQDESRGPIGTIEDVIDLSGNQVFLVRQNGREVLVPAAKQVVMAVDVEARTMMVRLPDGLLETA
- the rpsP gene encoding 30S ribosomal protein S16; this translates as MAVHLRLARTGRHKRPMYRVVAADSRKPRDGRFLEILGIFDPLKNPAVPDLKQERVLTWLRHGAQPTTTVRTLLKRHGVWKQFETEKSEKAEKSEKPEKAAKTKK
- the trmD gene encoding tRNA (guanosine(37)-N1)-methyltransferase TrmD; this encodes MRCAVLTLFPDMVAPVLGQSMLKRAQEKGLLEVSVRNLRDFTFDRHKTADDVPYGGGAGMVMKAEPIFLAVEALCDQYGAANPIDANVRIVMPSPQGRPFSQELAKSLAEDARPIVFLCGHYEGIDERVRLALHPEEISVGDYVLTGGELAALVMIDAAARLVPGVLGDQASAEEESFSEALLEYPHYTRPAEVRGMGVPDVLVSGNHERIRVWRRKEAIRNTYQKRPDLLRDRVLGKEDQQLLIEVMQESLASACAGRRGD
- a CDS encoding YraN family protein; the protein is MRDSRRKLGDEGERQAEDYLRRKGFKILGRNIRFPLGELDLVAEDRGVLVFVEVKRRRSEVFGGASEAVTLRKQAKVVQLAALYLARHRIHGQPCRFDVVLFQDHPDGSVDLQHIANAFDVQGDDLRW
- the rplS gene encoding 50S ribosomal protein L19, with protein sequence MNRLERIQRSLTKKTVPTFEIGDTVRVHVKVVEGEKERIQVYEGTVIARKGTLNSETFTVRKLSYGVGVERIFPVHSPSVAKVDVVRQGRVRRAKLYYLRTKKGKFAKVEDREFSAESRSQQNSGAAAETATAGAKA
- the ftsE gene encoding cell division ATP-binding protein FtsE; this translates as MIQLFHVSKTFDRRPALSDINLEIEKGEFILLMGPSGAGKSTLLKLLIAAEQPDEGQIFVEGRNVSKLRPSEIPALRRRVGIVFQDFRLLPKKTIFDNVSLPLLVQGASTTDIRRKVTEALRAVGLDRRKDLYPQGLSTGEQQRVCIARAIVNGPIVLLADEPTGNLDPELTSEIIELFKLINARGTTVMVATHDPKVLEQVNRRVIVLEQGKVMSREKVVV
- a CDS encoding ABC transporter permease encodes the protein MRRVFYLLREAAANVLINRTTTMVAVATTAFTFACVGVFLLLYVNLRSMALSLEQDIQVIVYLQDELTSQTIGDVERQLRSDRSIASLTYVSKEQALADFQKQFPADSHLLQGLGQNPLPASFVVTLTAEARSSDAVRRWADRAKLIPGVGQVQYNQEWVDALASIVRYIEAAAIIVGVILSAASVTIIANTIRLALYSRREEIEILSLIGATKAFIRVPYLLEGAALGFLGSALSLVILKTGFELFRHEIRSTSRFLGVDSLLTFFPLEMCAVLVMVGLFLGFAGSFLSLVRFGEGRA
- a CDS encoding peptidoglycan DD-metalloendopeptidase family protein gives rise to the protein MNHRTAWCAMVPFVTALGMLSGLAQAEKKDTYTDKIEQEKKTLEKLRGTIEEKRKKSDEAEKKRESVLQGLQSLDERLVRHRQEHQDILKQLRKKDHEIEQMSVQLSRLAERIDERQDAIAARLRVQYVEGRFGHLKTLLAAGSYADFQRRFQYLSAVSQREYQVVETYRKDADRMAEVEHEREEARRGILAYKTNTEQKLAQIHGLKKEKKVYLAKITQQKESYDRAVEELEKSAARVDSLLKELETRRRAAAARPPSATGGLRALKGTLLWPTDGQVVSYFGRQKHPTFNTYIQRKGIEIRAAEGSNIRAVSGGQVAYADWLKGYGLVIIVDHANGVFSLYAHASKILTTVGARIDAGDTIGETGDTGMTGESTLYFELREGAEPVDPLMWLTNKR